Below is a window of Burkholderia sp. FERM BP-3421 DNA.
ATCTCGCCGGGTCCGGGCTCGCGCGCGGGTATCTCCATCGTCCGGGCCTCACCGCCGAACGCTTCGTCGCCAATCCCTTCACGCCCGGCGAACGCATGTATCGCACCGGCGATCGCGTGCGGTGGCTCGACGGCGGCGTGCTCGACTATCTCGGCCGCACCGATCATCAGGTCAAGCTGCGCGGCTTTCGCATCGAACTCGGCGAGATCGAAGCCGCGCTGCTCTCCCAGCCCGAGGTCGCGCAGGCCTGCGTCGTCGTGCGCGAGGATCATCCCGGCCAGCAGCAGCTCGTCGGCTATGCGGTGCCCGCCGTGGGCCGCGCACTGTCCGCGCCCGCGTTGCGCAGGACGCTCGGCGCGCACCTGCCCGAATACATGGTGCCCGCCGCGATCGTCGTGCTCGACATCCTGCCGCTCACGCCCAACGGCAAGCTCGACCGCAAGGCCCTACCCGCCCCCGACTTCACCTCCGTCAGCCAGCGCGAGCCGCGCACGCCGCAGGAACACCTGCTTGCCACGCTGTTCGCCGAGGTGCTCGGCCTCGAACGCATCGGCATCGACGACTCGTTCTTCGATCTCGGCGGCGATTCCTTGCTCGCCACCCGTCTCGTGAGCCGCATCCGCTCCGCCCTGACGGTCGAACTGACCATCCGGGCGCTGTTCGAGGCGCCGACCGTCGCCCGCCTGATCCATGAGCTGGCCAGCGCTCCCAAGGCGCGGCTGGCGCTTCGACCGATGCCCCGTCCTCTCTAGGATCGCCTCATGATTCCCCTGTCCTTTGCCCAGCAGCGCCTCTGGTTCCTGCATCAGTACGACAGCGCCAGTGCGATCTACAACATTCCGCTCGCGCTGCGCCTCGACGGGCCGCTCGACGCCCGCGCGCTGCACCTCGCCTTGCAGGATCTCGTGATCCGCCACGAAAGCCTGCGCACGCTCATCGATGAGGTCGACGGCACGGCGCGACAGCGCGTCGTCGCCGCGGACGAGGCGCGCGTCCCGTTCGAACAGATCGACGTCACGGAAGACGCGCTGAACAGTGCGCTCGAACAGCACACGCTTCATCGCTTCGATCTCGCCCGCGACATCCCGGTCCGCGTCGTCCTGTTCGCGATCGCGCCGCAGCGGCACGTGCTGTTGCTGCTGATTCATCACATCGCGAGCGACGGATGGTCGTGGGCGCCGTTCATGCGCGACCTGAGCCGCGCCTATGTCGCGCGCGCCGACGGCCGCGATCCCATGATCGAACCGCTGCCGGTCCAGTACGCCGACTACACGCTCTGGCAACGCGAATGGCTCGGTCAGGCCAGCGATCCCGACAGCGCCATCGCCGCCCAGATCGACTACTGGAAAGGGGCGCTCGCCGATCTGCCCGAGCAGATCGCCCTGCCGTTCGATCGGCCGCGTCCGCCTCAAGCGAGCTATCGCGGCGGACACGTCTACTTCGACATCGCACCCGGCGTACATCGGCGACTCGTCGATCTCGCGCGCGGCAGCCATGCCAGCCTCTTCATGCTGCTGCACGCCGCCGTCGCGGTGTTGCTGTCCAAGCTCGGCGCCGGCCACGACATCCCGCTCGGCACCCCCATCGCCGGCCGCACCGACGAAGCCCTCGACGATCTCGTCGGCTTCTTCGTCAACACCCTCGTCCTGCGCACCGACCTATCGGGCAACCCCACGTTCCGCGAACTGCTCGCGCGCGTCCGGCAAGCCGATCTCGCCGCCTACTCGCACCAGGATCTCCCCTTCGAGCATCTGGTCGAAATCGTCAACCCGAGCCGTTCCGCCTCGCATCACCCGCTGTTCCAGGTCATGATCGTGCTGCAGAACAACGCCGCCGCGACGCTCGACCTGCCGGGCATCCAGGCCGCGCCCCACCAGCTCAGGTTCGACATCGCCAAGTTCGACCTGACCTTCAATTTCGACGAGGGCAACGAAGCCGGCACGCTGTTCGGCCACGTCGAGTTCGCGACGGACCTGTTCGATCGCGTCACGATCGACACGCTCGTCCGCCGCCTGCAACAGCTGCTGGACGCCGTCGCCGCCGAACCCGATCGACCGCTCGACCAGATCGACCTGCTCGACGCGCGGGAACGCCGGCAATTGCTGATCGACTGGAACGACACCGCGCAGCCCGTTCCCGACGCGACCGTGTCGCAGCTGTTCGAGCAACAGGCCGCCCGGACGCCCGACGCCGTCGCGATCGTCTGCGGCGACGCCTCGATGACCTACGCGCAGCTCGACGCCGCCGCCAATCAGCTCGCGCATCATCTTCAGGGGCTCGGCGTCGGCCCGGACGTCCTGATCGGCATCTGCCTGGAGCGCTCGCCGGCGGTGCTGGTCGCGCTGCTCGGTACGCTGAAGGCGGGCGCGGCCTATCTGCCGCTCAATCCGGACTATCCGGCCGAGCGGCTCGCGCACATGCTGAACGAAGCGATGGCCCCTGTCCTGATCACGCAGGAAGCGCTCGTCGACCGGCTGCCCACGCATTGGGGCGCGCTCGTGCTGCTCGACGCCGATCGCGACGAGATCGCGCGGCATCCTCGGTCGACGCCGCCCGGCGCGGCGCGCGCGGCGCATCTCGCGTACGTGATGTATACCTCCGGCTCGACCGGCACGCCGAAGGGGATCGGCGTCACGCAGGCGAACGTGCGCGACCTCGCTCTCGATCGCCGCTGGCGCGGCGATGCGCGGCGGCATGTGCTGCTGCATTCGCCGCAGGTCTTCGACGCCTCCACCTACGAGATCTGGATGCCGCTCCTCAACGGCGGCCGGATCGTCGTCGCGCCGCCCGGCAAAACCGACATCGCCGTCCTCGCCGACGTCATCCGGCAACACGCGATCACCGATCTGTGGCTGACGGCGGCGTTGTTTCATACGCTGATCCAGGAGGACATCGACTGCCTTGGGCACATCGAGCGCGTGACGGCGGGCGGGGAGGCCTTGTCGGCGCCGTTGGTGCAGGCGCTGCTGGACCGCCATCCGGCGCTGTCCGTCGCCAATGGCTATGGTCCGACCGAGACGACGACGTTTGCCGCCCACCATCCGATGCGCGCGCCGCTACGGCTCGGCGACAGCGTGCCGATCGGCGCGCCGATGGACAACACCCGCGCCTACGTGCTCGATGCGGCGCTGCAGCCCGTGCCCGTCGGCGTGTCCGGCGAGCTTTATCTCGCCGGGTCCGGGCTCGCGCGCGGGTATCTCCATCGTCCGGGCCTCACCGCCGAACGCTTCGTCGCCAATCCCTTCACGCCCGGCGAGCGCATGTATCGCACCGGCGACCGCGTGCGGTGGCTCGACGGCGGCGTGCTCGACTATCTCGGCCGCACCGATCATCAGGTCAAGCTGCGCGGCTTTCGCATCGAACTCGGCGAGATCGAAGCCGCGCTGCTGTCGCAACGCGATGTCGCGCAGGCCTGCGTCATCGTGCGCGAGCATCATCCCGGTCAGCAGCAGCTCGTCGGCTATGCGGTGCCCGCCGTGGGCCGCGCACTGTCCGCGGCCGCGTCGCGCAGGACGCTCGGCGATCAATTGCCCGAGTACATGGTGCCCGCCGCGATCGTCGTGCTCGACACCCTGCCGCTCACGCCCAACGGCAAGCTCGACCGCAAGGCCCTACCCGCCCCCGACTTCACCTCCGTCAGCCAGCGCGAGCCGCGCACGCCGCAGGAACACCTGCTTGCCACGCTGTTCGCCGAGGTGCTCGGCCTCGAACGCGTCGGCATCGATGACTCGTTCTTCGATCTCGGCGGCCACTCGCTGCTCGCCACGCGCCTCGTGAGCCGCATCCGCGCCGCGCTCGACATCGAGCTTCCGATCCGCGCATTGTTCGAAACGCCCACCGTCGCCGCGCTTGCGCCTCAGCTCGGCATGGGCGTCGCCGGCCGCGCCACGCTGCAAGCGCAGATCCGGCCCGATGTCGTGCCCTTGTCCTACGCCCAGCAACGCCTGTGGTTCCTGCATCGGTATGACGAGGCGAGCGCGATCTACAACATCCCGTTCGCGTTGCGCCTCGACGGGCCGCTCGATATCGGCGTGCTGCGTCAAGCGCTCGACGATCTCGTTGACCGGCACGAGAGCCTGCGGACCTGTTTCGTCGAGATCAACGGCGTCGCCCGGCAACTTGTCGTTGCGCCGGATGACGCGCGACTTTCCTTCGAGCACGTCGATGTCACGGACGAGACCCTGAACGACACGCTTGAACAGCACACGCTTCATCGCTTCGATCTCGCCCGCGAGATCCCGATCCGCGTCGTCCTGTTCGCGATCGCGCCGCAGCGGCATGTGCTGTTGTTGCTGGTCCATCACATCGCGAGCGACGGATGGTCGTGGGCGCCGTTCATGCGCGACCTGAGCCGCGCCTATGTCGCGCGCGCCGACGGCCGCGATCCCATGATCGAGCCGCTGCCGGTCCAGTACGCCGACTACACGCTCTGGCAACGCGAATGGCTCGGTCAGGCCAGCGACCCCGACAGCGCCATCTCCACCCAGATCGGCTACTGGAAGCACGCGCTTGCCGATCTGCCCGAGCAGATCGCCCTGCCGTTCGATCGGCCGCGTCCGCCTCAAGCGAGCTATCGCGGCGGGCATTTCCACTTCGACATCGCGCCCGATCTGCATCGCCAACTCGTCGATCTCGCGCGCGGCAGTCAGGCCAGCCTCTTCATGCTGCTGCACGCCGCCGTCGCGGTATTGCTGTCCAAGCTCGGCGCCGGCCACGACATCCCGCTCGGCACCCCCATCGCCGGCCGCACCGACGAAGCCCTCGACCACCTCGTCGGCTTCTTCGTCAACACCCTCGTCCTGCGCACCGACCTATCGGGCAACCCCACGTTCCGCGAACTGCTCGCGCGCGTCCGGCAAGCCGATCTCGCCGCCTACTCGCACCAGGATCTCCCCTTCGAGCATCTGGTCGAAATCGTCAACCCGAGCCGTTCCGCCTCGCATCACCCGCTGTTCCAGGTCATGATCGCGTTGCAGAACAATGCCGCCGCGACGCTCGCCTTCCCCGGCGTCCAGGCCGCACCGCACAAGCTCAAGTTCGACATCGCCAAGTTCGACCTGACCTTCAATTTCGACGAGCAGTTCGTCGACGGCGACGCAGCCGGCACCCTGCTCGGCCACATCGAGTTCGCCGCCGACCTGTTCGACCGCGCCACGATCGACACCTTGGCCCGCCGCCTGCAGCAGTTGCTGCGCGCCATCGCCGCCCGGCCCGATCAACCGCTCGGCGAGATCGACCTGCTCGACGCGCAGGAACGCCGGCAATTGCTGATCGACTGGAACGACACCGCGCAGCCCGTTCCGGACGCCACGCTGCCGCATCTCTTCGAGCAACAGGTCGCCCGCACCCCCGACGCCGTCGCGATCGTCTGCGGCGACGCCTCGATGACCTACGCGCAGCTCAACGCGGCCGCCAACCGGCTCGCCCACCAGTTGATCGACGCCGGCCTCGGCCCCGAACAACGCGTCGCCGTCGCGCTGCCGCGTTCGCTCGACCTCGTCGTCGCGCTGCTTGCCGTGCTCAAATCCGGCGCGGCCTACCTGCCGCTCGATCCCGACTACCCGCCCGAGCGCCTCGCCCACATGCTCGACGACGCCGGCCCGTCCCAACTGATCGCGCATGCAAGCGTCCCGGAAATATTGCGCTCCCGGATGCCGCAACTTCTGATCGATGTTCCGGACATCCAGGCGCGGCTGTCGGACATGTCGTCTGACGATCCCGTCGATCGGCGCGGCGCGCTGCACCGTCTCCCCGCACATCTCGCCTATGTGATGTACACGTCCGGCTCCACCGGCACGCCGAAAGGAATCGGCGTCACGCAGGCGAACGTGCGCGATCTCGCTCTCGACCGCCGCTGGCGCGACGGCGCGCAGCGGCGCGTGCTGCTGCACTCGCCCCAGGTCTTCGACGCTTCGACCTACGAAATCTGGGCGCCACTCCTCAATGGCGGGCAGATCGTCGTCGCACCGCCCGGCAAGACCGACATCGCCGTCCTCGCCGAGCTCGTCCGGCAGCGGGAAATCTCCGCGCTGTTCGTCACCACCGCGCTGTTCCGTCTGCTCGTCGAGGAA
It encodes the following:
- a CDS encoding non-ribosomal peptide synthetase, translating into MIPLSFAQQRLWFLHQYDSASAIYNIPLALRLDGPLDARALHLALQDLVIRHESLRTLIDEVDGTARQRVVAADEARVPFEQIDVTEDALNSALEQHTLHRFDLARDIPVRVVLFAIAPQRHVLLLLIHHIASDGWSWAPFMRDLSRAYVARADGRDPMIEPLPVQYADYTLWQREWLGQASDPDSAIAAQIDYWKGALADLPEQIALPFDRPRPPQASYRGGHVYFDIAPGVHRRLVDLARGSHASLFMLLHAAVAVLLSKLGAGHDIPLGTPIAGRTDEALDDLVGFFVNTLVLRTDLSGNPTFRELLARVRQADLAAYSHQDLPFEHLVEIVNPSRSASHHPLFQVMIVLQNNAAATLDLPGIQAAPHQLRFDIAKFDLTFNFDEGNEAGTLFGHVEFATDLFDRVTIDTLVRRLQQLLDAVAAEPDRPLDQIDLLDARERRQLLIDWNDTAQPVPDATVSQLFEQQAARTPDAVAIVCGDASMTYAQLDAAANQLAHHLQGLGVGPDVLIGICLERSPAVLVALLGTLKAGAAYLPLNPDYPAERLAHMLNEAMAPVLITQEALVDRLPTHWGALVLLDADRDEIARHPRSTPPGAARAAHLAYVMYTSGSTGTPKGIGVTQANVRDLALDRRWRGDARRHVLLHSPQVFDASTYEIWMPLLNGGRIVVAPPGKTDIAVLADVIRQHAITDLWLTAALFHTLIQEDIDCLGHIERVTAGGEALSAPLVQALLDRHPALSVANGYGPTETTTFAAHHPMRAPLRLGDSVPIGAPMDNTRAYVLDAALQPVPVGVSGELYLAGSGLARGYLHRPGLTAERFVANPFTPGERMYRTGDRVRWLDGGVLDYLGRTDHQVKLRGFRIELGEIEAALLSQRDVAQACVIVREHHPGQQQLVGYAVPAVGRALSAAASRRTLGDQLPEYMVPAAIVVLDTLPLTPNGKLDRKALPAPDFTSVSQREPRTPQEHLLATLFAEVLGLERVGIDDSFFDLGGHSLLATRLVSRIRAALDIELPIRALFETPTVAALAPQLGMGVAGRATLQAQIRPDVVPLSYAQQRLWFLHRYDEASAIYNIPFALRLDGPLDIGVLRQALDDLVDRHESLRTCFVEINGVARQLVVAPDDARLSFEHVDVTDETLNDTLEQHTLHRFDLAREIPIRVVLFAIAPQRHVLLLLVHHIASDGWSWAPFMRDLSRAYVARADGRDPMIEPLPVQYADYTLWQREWLGQASDPDSAISTQIGYWKHALADLPEQIALPFDRPRPPQASYRGGHFHFDIAPDLHRQLVDLARGSQASLFMLLHAAVAVLLSKLGAGHDIPLGTPIAGRTDEALDHLVGFFVNTLVLRTDLSGNPTFRELLARVRQADLAAYSHQDLPFEHLVEIVNPSRSASHHPLFQVMIALQNNAAATLAFPGVQAAPHKLKFDIAKFDLTFNFDEQFVDGDAAGTLLGHIEFAADLFDRATIDTLARRLQQLLRAIAARPDQPLGEIDLLDAQERRQLLIDWNDTAQPVPDATLPHLFEQQVARTPDAVAIVCGDASMTYAQLNAAANRLAHQLIDAGLGPEQRVAVALPRSLDLVVALLAVLKSGAAYLPLDPDYPPERLAHMLDDAGPSQLIAHASVPEILRSRMPQLLIDVPDIQARLSDMSSDDPVDRRGALHRLPAHLAYVMYTSGSTGTPKGIGVTQANVRDLALDRRWRDGAQRRVLLHSPQVFDASTYEIWAPLLNGGQIVVAPPGKTDIAVLAELVRQREISALFVTTALFRLLVEEHHASLAHLRTLWSGGEAASPHLFQSLIDRYPRLDVVHVYGPTETTTFATCHPMRAPLQLGDSVPIGAPMDNTRAYVLDAALQPVPVGVPGELYLAGSGLARGYLHRPGLTAERFVANPFTPGERMYRTGDRVRWLDGGVLDYLGRTDHQVKLRGFRIELGEIEAALLSQPEVAQACVVVREDHPGQQQLVGYAVPAVGRALSAPALRRTLGDQLPEYMVPAAIVVLDTLPLTPNGKLDRKALPAPDFTSVSQREPRTPQEHLLATLFAEVLGLERVGIDDSFFDLGGHSLLATRLVSRIRAALDIELPIRALFETPTIATLAPQLGMNTASRAALQPQRRPDVVPVSYAQQRLWFLYQYDGASAIYNIPLALRLDGPLDARALRLALQDLVIRHESLRTLIDEVDGAARQIVIAPDDARLAFEQVDVTERTLNDTLEQHTLHRFDLAREIPIRVVLFAIAPQRHVLLLLVHHIASDGWSWAPFMRDLSRAYVARADGRDPMIEPLPVQYADYTLWQREWLGQASDPDSAISTQIGYWKHALADLPEQIALPFDRPRPPQASYRGGHFHFDIAPDLHRQLVDLARGSQASLFMLLHAAVAVLLSKLGAGHDIPLGTPIAGRTDEALDHLVGFFVNTLVLRTDLSGNPTFRELLARVRQADLAAYSHQDLPFEHLVEIVNPSRSASHHPLFQVMIALQNNAAATLAFPGVQAAPHKLKFDIAKFDLTFNFDEQFVDGDAAGTLLGHIEFAADLFDRATIDTLARRLQQLLRAIAARPDQPLGEIDLLDAQERRQLLIDWNDTAQPVPDATLPHLFEQQVARTPDAVAIVCGDASMTYAQLNAAANRLAHQLIDAGLGPEQRVAVALPRSLDLVVALLAVLKSGAAYLPLDPDYPPERLAYMLDDAGPALLLTHSTAAPQRPLSLAQWLMDQLPASGNDASNPRDDERTSPLLAENPAYVIYTSGSTGRPKGIVVRHHGLGNFLHAMQRQPGLAEPGLWLACTPVSFDISALELYLPLVQGARVQLVPRDTSVDGPALRTLVETARPQVMQATPATWQMLREAGWQPSPGLRILCGGEALSPDLAAFLRHDATPPLNLYGPTETTIWSLCADVDDASAPIGKPIGNTRAYVLDAALQPVPVGVAGELYLAGDGLARGYLDRPGVTAERFIANPFTRGERMYRTGDLARWRRDGQLDYLGRTDHQVKLRGFRVELGEIEAMLARQPGVARGAVVVREDAPGQRRLIGYAFPHDGAALDEAALRRALAVPLPDYMVPAAIVVLDAWPLTPNGKLDRRALPAPDFTARAFRAPDTPHERTLAALYAEVLDLPRVGLDDSFFDLGGHSLLAVRLIARIRATLDLELPIRTLFENPTIAALAPRLAKHGATHRPALRARRARPTPGHGVRHEHD